From a region of the Anaeromyxobacter sp. genome:
- a CDS encoding NUDIX domain-containing protein encodes MPQPPTRRAFSVAIFCRNAGAVLLIHHRRLATWLPVGGEVEPGETPLEAARRELAEETGLAGTFPPGLGVDGTPPGLIGYEEHQAGSKGLHLNFAFVADVDGRAVRGCDEFDAVRWVALAELDAVPCPRNVRELARLALGAPAA; translated from the coding sequence ATGCCACAGCCGCCCACCCGCCGGGCCTTCTCGGTCGCCATCTTCTGCCGCAACGCCGGCGCCGTGCTGCTCATCCACCACCGCCGGCTCGCCACCTGGCTGCCGGTGGGGGGCGAGGTCGAGCCGGGCGAGACGCCGCTGGAGGCGGCCCGCCGCGAGCTGGCCGAGGAGACCGGCCTGGCAGGCACCTTCCCGCCAGGCCTCGGCGTGGACGGCACGCCGCCCGGCCTGATCGGCTACGAGGAGCACCAGGCCGGATCGAAGGGGCTACACCTCAACTTCGCCTTCGTGGCCGACGTCGACGGGCGGGCGGTGCGGGGCTGCGACGAGTTCGACGCCGTCCGCTGGGTGGCGCTGGCCGAGCTCGACGCCGTGCCGTGCCCCCGCAACGTCCGGGAGCTGGCGCGGCTGGCCCTGGGCGCGCCAGCCGCCTGA
- a CDS encoding Trm112 family protein, with protein MALSPELKEILACPKCKGDLEFREAEAEIRCLACRLVYRIDDGIPVMLIDEARPIPQSGRELDGPHPRR; from the coding sequence ATGGCCCTGTCGCCCGAGCTGAAGGAGATCCTGGCCTGCCCCAAGTGCAAGGGCGACCTCGAGTTTCGCGAGGCCGAGGCCGAGATCCGCTGCCTGGCCTGCCGCCTGGTCTACCGGATCGACGACGGGATCCCGGTCATGCTGATCGACGAGGCCCGTCCCATTCCCCAGTCCGGGCGCGAGCTTGACGGTCCCCACCCCCGACGGTAG
- a CDS encoding bifunctional hydroxymethylpyrimidine kinase/phosphomethylpyrimidine kinase, whose product MPAAPTPELAAVAALLPAFPAAEVVVVGDFVADEYLFGETERISREAPVLIVRYEGSELKAGGAGNAAQNLAAMGVTVRAVGVVGDDPLGTALLDELERGGIEVTGLLQVKGRPTEAKTRILAGGRSTRRQQMLRLDRAPTGPLPAAVERKLLAQLRRAARGAGAVLASDYGSGTLGPAAVEALRALKRGGVPVCVDSRYALRQFTGLTMVKPNEVELEAASGVALSQPRGLEKAARVLLRRVACDVLLVTRGRNGLSLFRPGQPAVHLPAHGRQDAVDVTGAGDTVAAAFAAGLAAGGDPVTAARLANVAGALQVLKPGTATVSRAELAAALRQP is encoded by the coding sequence GTGCCCGCCGCACCCACGCCGGAGCTCGCCGCCGTCGCCGCCCTGCTGCCCGCCTTCCCGGCCGCCGAGGTGGTGGTGGTCGGCGACTTCGTGGCCGACGAGTACCTCTTCGGCGAGACCGAGCGGATCAGCCGCGAGGCGCCGGTGCTCATCGTCCGCTACGAGGGCTCCGAGCTGAAGGCCGGCGGCGCCGGCAACGCCGCCCAGAACCTCGCCGCCATGGGGGTCACGGTGCGCGCCGTCGGGGTGGTGGGCGACGACCCGCTCGGCACCGCCCTGCTCGACGAGCTCGAGCGCGGCGGCATCGAGGTGACCGGCCTGCTGCAGGTCAAGGGGCGTCCCACCGAGGCCAAGACCCGCATCCTGGCCGGCGGCCGCTCCACCCGCCGCCAGCAGATGCTGCGGCTCGACCGCGCCCCCACCGGCCCGCTGCCGGCCGCGGTGGAGCGCAAGCTGCTGGCCCAGCTGCGCCGGGCCGCGCGGGGCGCCGGCGCGGTGCTGGCCAGCGACTACGGCTCGGGCACCCTCGGGCCAGCCGCCGTGGAGGCGCTGCGGGCGCTCAAGCGGGGCGGGGTGCCGGTCTGCGTGGACTCGCGCTACGCCCTGCGCCAGTTCACCGGGCTCACCATGGTGAAGCCCAACGAGGTGGAGCTGGAGGCCGCCAGCGGCGTGGCGCTGTCGCAGCCGCGCGGCCTGGAGAAGGCCGCCCGGGTGCTGCTGCGGCGCGTGGCCTGCGACGTCCTGCTGGTCACCCGCGGCCGCAACGGGCTGTCGCTCTTCCGCCCCGGCCAGCCGGCGGTGCACCTGCCGGCCCACGGGCGCCAGGACGCGGTGGACGTCACCGGGGCGGGCGACACGGTGGCCGCCGCCTTCGCCGCCGGGCTGGCCGCCGGCGGCGATCCGGTGACCGCGGCCCGGCTCGCCAACGTGGCGGGGGCGCTCCAGGTGCTGAAGCCGGGCACCGCCACCGTCTCCCGCGCCGAGCTGGCGGCCGCGCTGCGCCAGCCCTGA
- the mtnP gene encoding S-methyl-5'-thioadenosine phosphorylase, translating to MGRVVVGVIGGTGLGEALGSLGQGEVREVETPFGRPSGPITLTEVGGVPVALLSRHGEGHLLNPSQVPYRANIYALKTLGVTHVLASGAVGSLREEVAPRHLVIPDQVIDRTFRRAGTFFDDLAVHVELASPFCGSLRNALVKGGAGFPARIHQGGTYVCMEGPQFSTRAESELHRSWGASLIGMTVMPEAKLAREAELCYALVALPTDYDCWKPHPANLEQAKLIEEILANVKIATQSALDLVRRSIPHVAALAEKPCACQSALALGIWSERSRIPAEARDRLKVILGKYLG from the coding sequence ATGGGTCGCGTCGTCGTCGGCGTCATCGGCGGCACCGGGCTCGGCGAGGCGCTGGGGAGCCTCGGCCAGGGCGAGGTGCGCGAGGTGGAGACCCCCTTCGGCCGGCCATCCGGCCCCATCACCCTGACCGAGGTCGGCGGCGTGCCGGTGGCGCTGCTCTCCCGGCACGGCGAGGGACACCTCCTCAACCCCTCCCAGGTCCCGTACCGCGCCAACATCTACGCGCTGAAGACCCTCGGGGTGACACACGTCCTGGCCAGCGGCGCGGTCGGCAGCCTGCGCGAGGAGGTGGCGCCGCGGCACCTGGTGATCCCGGACCAGGTCATCGACCGCACCTTCCGCCGGGCCGGCACCTTCTTCGACGACCTGGCGGTCCACGTGGAGCTGGCGTCCCCGTTCTGCGGATCGCTGCGCAACGCGCTGGTCAAGGGCGGCGCCGGGTTCCCGGCCCGCATCCACCAGGGCGGCACCTACGTCTGCATGGAGGGGCCGCAGTTCTCGACGCGGGCCGAGAGCGAGCTCCACCGCAGCTGGGGGGCCTCGCTGATCGGGATGACGGTCATGCCGGAGGCCAAGCTGGCCCGCGAGGCGGAGCTCTGCTACGCGCTGGTGGCGCTCCCGACGGACTACGACTGCTGGAAGCCGCACCCGGCCAACCTCGAGCAGGCCAAGCTGATCGAGGAGATCCTGGCCAACGTGAAGATCGCCACCCAGAGCGCCCTCGACCTGGTGCGGCGCTCCATCCCTCACGTGGCCGCGCTGGCTGAGAAGCCCTGCGCCTGCCAGTCGGCCCTGGCCCTCGGCATCTGGTCGGAGCGGTCCCGCATCCCGGCGGAGGCGCGTGATCGGCTCAAGGTGATCCTGGGCAAGTACCTGGGCTGA
- a CDS encoding SDR family oxidoreductase, with product MATVFFTGFPGFLGAELLPRVLARRPDDTALCLVQPKFAALARARADILGGLHPALRGRIRLVEGDITTPGLGLPDPAAAAADVVEVFHLAAAYDLMVPREVGMAVNVAGTRHLLEFAARCGRLGRFQYVSTCYVSGRHPGLFLESDLEKGQVFNNFYEETKHLAEVEVRAAMTAGLPGTIYRPSITVGDSRSGETQKFDGPYFIIQWLLRQPRVALLPMVGDGSHEVNLVPRDFVIGAIDALAGLPGSLGKTYQLADPRPLEVKALLHHLSVVTGRHLVQIPLPVGLAKFSLDHVPGVHALLRIPSAAIDYFVHPARYDTRNAQSDLVGTGVACPPLPDYLPRLVEFFRNHPEISAAAMV from the coding sequence ATGGCGACCGTGTTCTTCACTGGATTCCCGGGGTTCCTCGGTGCGGAGCTCCTGCCGCGGGTGCTGGCTCGCCGCCCGGACGACACGGCCCTCTGCCTGGTCCAGCCCAAGTTCGCGGCACTGGCGCGCGCCAGGGCCGACATCCTGGGCGGGCTGCACCCGGCGCTGCGCGGCCGGATCCGGCTGGTGGAGGGGGACATCACCACGCCGGGCCTCGGGTTGCCTGATCCTGCGGCGGCCGCCGCCGACGTGGTGGAGGTCTTCCACCTGGCCGCCGCCTACGACCTGATGGTCCCGCGGGAGGTCGGGATGGCGGTCAACGTGGCCGGCACCCGCCACCTGCTCGAGTTCGCCGCCCGCTGCGGCCGGCTCGGCCGCTTCCAGTACGTCTCCACCTGCTACGTCTCTGGGCGCCACCCAGGGCTGTTCCTGGAGTCGGACCTGGAGAAGGGGCAGGTCTTCAACAACTTCTACGAGGAGACCAAGCACCTGGCGGAGGTGGAGGTGCGCGCCGCCATGACCGCCGGGCTCCCGGGCACCATCTACCGGCCGTCCATCACGGTAGGCGACAGCCGCAGCGGCGAGACCCAGAAGTTCGACGGGCCCTACTTCATCATCCAGTGGCTGCTGCGCCAGCCCCGGGTGGCGCTGCTGCCGATGGTGGGGGACGGCTCCCACGAGGTGAACCTGGTGCCGCGCGACTTCGTCATCGGGGCCATCGACGCCCTGGCCGGCCTGCCCGGCAGCCTGGGGAAGACCTACCAGCTGGCCGACCCCCGGCCGCTCGAGGTGAAGGCGCTGCTGCACCACCTCTCGGTGGTGACCGGCCGCCACCTGGTGCAGATCCCGCTGCCGGTCGGGCTGGCCAAGTTCTCGCTGGACCACGTGCCGGGCGTGCACGCGCTGCTGCGCATCCCGTCGGCGGCCATCGACTACTTCGTCCACCCGGCCCGCTACGACACCCGCAACGCCCAGTCCGACCTGGTGGGCACCGGGGTGGCGTGCCCGCCGCTCCCGGACTACCTGCCGCGCCTGGTCGAGTTCTTCCGGAACCACCCGGAGATCTCGGCCGCGGCCATGGTCTGA
- a CDS encoding YicC family protein, producing the protein MIRSMTGFGSGRGAAGGEEVVVEVRSVNHKFCEVKVRLPRELSPLELDLTRAVKDRLARGGIEVAVRRAGAGGSMAPRVDAALAEAYARAYAEVAARLGLHGQVTLSDIIAAEGVIRLDDRDADLDAARAASERAMAQALDALVNMRVREGEALRRDLEARLTTVEALVVKVEALAPQAVEHHRARLAERVVELTRGVPLDPSRLAQEIALLAERTDVAEEVTRLRSHVAQARQLLGSGEPAGRKLDFLVQEMHREGNTIGSKSQHAEISGVVVSLKAEIERMREQVQNVE; encoded by the coding sequence ATGATCCGCAGCATGACCGGCTTCGGCTCTGGCCGAGGCGCCGCCGGCGGCGAGGAGGTGGTGGTCGAGGTCCGCTCGGTCAACCACAAGTTCTGCGAGGTGAAGGTCCGCCTGCCGCGCGAGCTCTCGCCGCTGGAGCTGGACCTGACCCGCGCCGTCAAGGACCGGCTGGCCCGGGGCGGCATCGAGGTGGCGGTGCGGCGGGCCGGGGCCGGCGGCTCGATGGCCCCGCGGGTCGACGCCGCGCTGGCCGAGGCCTACGCCCGCGCCTACGCCGAGGTGGCGGCCCGCCTGGGCCTGCACGGGCAGGTGACCCTCTCCGACATCATCGCGGCCGAGGGCGTCATCCGCCTCGACGACCGCGACGCCGACCTGGACGCGGCCCGCGCCGCCAGCGAACGGGCCATGGCCCAGGCGCTCGACGCCCTGGTGAACATGCGGGTGCGCGAGGGGGAGGCGCTGCGCCGCGACCTGGAGGCCCGCCTGACCACGGTGGAGGCCCTGGTGGTCAAGGTGGAGGCGCTGGCGCCGCAGGCGGTGGAGCACCACCGGGCCCGGCTGGCCGAGCGGGTGGTGGAGCTGACCCGCGGCGTGCCGCTGGACCCGTCGCGCCTGGCCCAGGAGATCGCGCTGCTGGCCGAGCGCACCGACGTGGCCGAGGAGGTGACGCGGCTGCGCAGCCACGTGGCCCAGGCCCGCCAGCTGCTGGGCAGCGGGGAACCGGCCGGCCGCAAGCTCGACTTCCTCGTCCAGGAGATGCACCGCGAGGGCAACACCATCGGCTCCAAGTCCCAGCACGCCGAGATCAGCGGGGTGGTGGTCTCGCTCAAGGCCGAGATCGAGCGGATGCGGGAGCAGGTCCAGAATGTCGAGTGA
- the gmk gene encoding guanylate kinase, with protein MSSEPAARLPGQLLVLSAPSGAGKTTLARRFLAGHADAVFSVSATTRAPRGAERDGVDYHFVAPPRFEALVAAGQLAEWAEVHGQRYGTLRRTVLASLEAGQVAIFDIDVQGGEQLKAAFPRQATTVFILPPDVAELERRLRGRSTDAEEVITRRLAAARLEVARGLATYEYVVINDQLETALASLDAISAAARARLAGGRDEAAERVAATCRRDAVSLACWELSQGA; from the coding sequence ATGTCGAGTGAGCCGGCGGCGCGCCTGCCTGGCCAGCTCCTCGTCCTCTCCGCGCCCTCCGGCGCCGGCAAGACCACCCTGGCCCGCCGCTTCCTGGCGGGCCACGCCGACGCGGTCTTCAGCGTCTCCGCCACCACCCGCGCGCCGCGCGGCGCCGAGCGGGACGGCGTGGACTACCACTTCGTGGCCCCGCCGCGGTTCGAGGCGCTGGTGGCGGCGGGCCAGCTGGCCGAGTGGGCCGAGGTCCACGGCCAGCGCTACGGCACGCTGCGCCGCACCGTGCTGGCCTCGCTGGAGGCCGGCCAGGTGGCCATCTTCGACATCGACGTGCAGGGCGGTGAGCAGCTCAAGGCGGCCTTCCCGCGCCAGGCCACCACGGTCTTCATCCTCCCGCCGGACGTCGCCGAGCTGGAGCGCCGCCTGCGCGGTCGCAGCACCGACGCCGAGGAGGTCATCACGCGGCGCCTGGCGGCGGCCAGGCTGGAGGTGGCCCGCGGCCTCGCCACCTACGAGTACGTGGTGATCAACGACCAGCTGGAGACGGCGCTGGCCAGCCTCGACGCCATCTCCGCCGCCGCCCGGGCGCGCCTGGCCGGGGGGCGCGACGAGGCGGCGGAGCGGGTGGCCGCGACCTGTCGGCGCGACGCGGTCAGCCTGGCCTGCTGGGAACTTTCGCAGGGCGCTTGA
- a CDS encoding adenylyltransferase/cytidyltransferase family protein — MSARVTLDDLPRLRAEATAAGRTLALANGIFDLFHVGHLRYLQGAKAEADLLLVAVNSDASTRAYKGPGRPIVPEDERAEIVAGLACVDFVVVFPSRDVVPIIRALHPDVHVKGTDYTPETIPEAAEVRAYGGRVAVAGDPKDHSTTALLGQLEAARKPGP, encoded by the coding sequence GTGTCCGCCCGCGTCACCCTCGACGACCTGCCCCGGCTCCGCGCCGAGGCCACCGCCGCCGGCCGGACCCTGGCGCTGGCCAACGGCATCTTCGACCTGTTCCACGTGGGCCACCTGCGCTACCTGCAGGGAGCCAAGGCCGAGGCCGACCTGCTGCTGGTGGCGGTGAACAGCGACGCCTCCACCAGGGCCTACAAGGGCCCCGGCAGGCCCATCGTGCCGGAGGACGAGCGGGCCGAGATCGTGGCCGGCCTGGCCTGCGTGGACTTCGTGGTGGTCTTCCCCTCCCGCGACGTGGTGCCCATCATCCGGGCCCTGCACCCGGACGTGCACGTCAAGGGCACCGACTACACGCCCGAGACCATCCCGGAGGCGGCCGAGGTGAGGGCCTACGGGGGGCGGGTGGCGGTGGCCGGCGACCCCAAGGACCACTCCACCACCGCGCTGCTCGGCCAGCTCGAGGCGGCGCGCAAGCCAGGGCCCTGA